One stretch of Bombus terrestris chromosome 5, iyBomTerr1.2, whole genome shotgun sequence DNA includes these proteins:
- the LOC100649088 gene encoding ral GTPase-activating protein subunit alpha-1 isoform X2 produces the protein MFSKKLHVDVKKSTLKIQDVKKDSATRFKHLKIVLENVDTDEAKGFFEGNFSHVYFILYDCFVSAETNLRQRVHKAHREELEQVLQLLEKVLTLLPELLNRRWQCHSLARILQKLLHPGNSWKLRREAIRYFILWYQALGENAPDHIHQMFASLIPGFPPQQPSPYKSERKIDGKKDKLVKVIGCDDKDKKEFYDTQLSQSTFHDNGSNQCPVTPVDSGPILPPQSGEKPLDNETVRFLEALLEFMVTQVVKIEWRDKSSRQHKTFQFLLERFKTTYLRHICPEFDENFSLYKPNLELPTMRKPTNQSQDNYVLCKVALIKWIASFTHIARKDARVAHLSHSTTPNEENTEPELRRVSVTQNSADSTLLSPESTVSQQENQNQEDSSVSAVTLVRDVLYGNRDNVNFVHELYRQAFLLDFNHAGAIRKAIAVYKDWIQMNELPPFMLEPLDSHKERDFEEYPKKDLNDIDKSPSESYRQTRLRNDSYLGAIHRENLFIRAGLQNVLQVFITQASNVFFLENSGPNASLSLLEEQTDSCKRVLNVYRYVVMNSRLEPGTWEQLLRVLLQITSLVLNEKSSRRKIQESIGGKLAPAIFQTLIVTWIKANLNVVISTQLWDQFLEVLTSLTQWEELIREWAKTLDTLTRVLARHVYNLDLNDLPLDRLSEQKTKKRRGVGSRAASTGSVQPPRKGSVDQDNNTVSKENVSDHPMRDLRKVRPLPRSASDNTIYNGKARTKLHRNRTHTVHSGIPVLPLSIEQDMARLLSNGTTSSSTTGRKMLPNRRAKSLDSIVIVDSEPPSPRCPSPTPSSGVDSNKDSPIQIENIDGSSIDTNDASERRSVMAGGGVRGWLPDVAVVLWRRMLSALGDVNNIQDPTLHGQVMDYLVQLTQTLLKIRLNQGVSGDNQATPPAPELIPPLTVIAPWCFKAIQLPSQYEVGKLAAYRLICLLTVQPQDINLPKQHLTLFYRAVHSGIVSNDNKVLHVLVKYTGPRLFSLNLPGSSLLILDYIHAANVILSNQDIQAPRTEAVSIIGSLLSLPATTVKLPVLQPTANDIVTMTCPDAKEHIIMILLRSCRREPTGIARCVAVSSIAMFVYRELCYKNQHPRIPEAVTVLLLALKATHATVAQVACDSLLLLCDKADILLELYPNVPCKIIQILSETLGYMSTRERRGPLTISMLFCLGEWAMHLGPSVLLRVFQGKPLLMTLFTVLDNIVQDTIDKDVSQTNKSHEDEDDDFDPDITLDNLADDICAKSPRRGNTQSVQLAAKMVMMHLINHLGHFPMGIGAARLSSLVVELDDVPGIDGDELSSAIFHAPNIQLLMLSNSVIMSLVELAALDAPGGGVTAGLTTAPSLVRVLLRDLAGKASWDSSILYSQPFVEDDVPIAFTKHVEWKAKVHGDDLSSVITSQTCTPRHTIRHREPHILPTFANAASDMDNLDDLLQYIGHTSPEVLTNPEIALNAPANPPQGQYLESETIATILNQRNAEQEHINNWSQHISMCASAISPPSCRPPPAPFHHCRLLFSHLGLSGWEQRRKLHLLSKNEKLLRELRNLDSQRSRETHKIAVIYVSQGQEDKNSILSNVTASKEYESFIARLAWEVELESHTGFLGGLVPGKASGVTAPYFATSFTEILFHVATRMPSDSPESLLQKTRHLGNDEIHIVWSEHWRDYRRDIIPTEFCDVLIVIYPLHNKLYRIQISRKPEIPFFGPLFDECIVEDKVLPGLVRTTALAASRAKRSTLTLYQHYYEERARSIDTVMRNHKEATTFEEFTANVYSPVQPPSPFSGTSSVSGSTTSVQSTASSNLAAALIDSHQGRSGLRSSSAASSDNRANRVLHNLFRVSDGSRVWFSNDTPESTALHGISPRPVKKMSFKTGPKQRANTQPTPPDSPRYK, from the exons ATGTTCAGCAAAAAACTTCACGTAGACGTCAAAAAGTCAACACTGAAGATTCAGGATGTTAAAAAGGATAGCGCGACTCGGTTCAAGCATCTTAAAATTGTACTAG aaaatgtgGATACTGATGAAGCAAAGGGGTTTTTTGAAGGCAACTTCAGTCATGTCTATTTTATTCTGTATGATTGTTTTGTATCAGCTGAAACAAATCTGCGACAACGAG TGCATAAAGCACACAGAGAGGAATTGGAACAGGTGTTGCAACTCTTGGAAAAAGTCTTAACACTTCTCCCTGAGCTTCTTAATAGAAGATGGCAATGTCATAGTCTAGCAAGGATTTTACAAAAGCTTTTACATCCTGGTAATAGTTGGAAACTCAGAAGAGAAGCTATAAG ATACTTTATTTTGTGGTATCAAGCACTTGGTGAAAATGCTCCTGATCACATTCACCAAATGTTTGCAAGCTTGATACCAGGATTTCCACCGCAACAACCATCTCCTTATAAGTCTGAACGTAAGATAGATGGAAAGAAAGATAAACTTGTCAAAGTTATTGGTTGTGATGATAAAGATAAGAAGGAATTTTATGATACACAGTTGTCACAAAGTACTTTTCATGATAATGGTTCAAATCAGTGTCCTGTCACTCCAGTTGACAGTGGACCTATTTTACCCCCACAAAGTGGGGAAAAGCCTCTTGATAATGAGACTGTTCGATTTTTAGAAGCATTACTTGAATTTATGGTTACTCag GTTGTAAAGATAGAATGGAGAGATAAATCTTCAAGACAGCACAagacttttcaatttttattagaacgttTTAAAACTACGTATCTTCGTCATATTTGTCCTGAGTTTGATGAAAATTTTTCGTTGTACAAACCGAATTTGGAGTTGCCTACGATGCGAAAACCAACGAATCAGAGTCAGGataattatgtattatgtaAAGTTGCTTTGATTAAGTGGATCGCTAGTTTTACCCATATTGCTAGAAAAGATGCTCGTGTCGCACATCTTTCGCATAG cACAACTCCAAATGAAGAAAATACGGAACCAGAGCTTCGTCGAGTTTCCGTTACACAAAATAGTGCTGACTCAACTTTATTATCTCCCGAATCAACTGTGTCTCAACAAGAGAATCAAAATCAAGAAGATAGTAGTGTTTCAGCAGTTACTCTTGTTAGGGATGTTTTGTATGGAAACAGGGATAACGTAAATTTCGTACACGAGCTATACAGACAAGCATTTTTGTTAGACTTTAATCATGCTGGCGCTATAAGAAAAGCTATAGCTGTTTATAAAGATTGGATCCAAATGAAT GAATTACCACCATTCATGTTAGAACCATTGGATAGTCATAAGGAAAGGGATTTCGAAGAATATCCGAAAAAAGATCTAAATGATATCGATAAAAGTCCTTCGGAAAGTTATCGTCAAACAAGATTGAGAAATGATTCTTACCTCGGTGCTATACAcagagaaaatttatttataagagCAGGGCTACAAAATGTTTTGCAAGTGTTCATTACACAAGCTTCCAACGTCTTCTTCTTAGAGAATTCTGGACCGAATGCATCTTTATCATTACTGGAAGAACAGACCGATAGTTGCAAAAGAGTTTTgaatgtatatcgatatgttgTAATGAATTCTCGATTAGAACCCGGTACTTGGGAACAGTTGCTTAG AGTATTACTACAAATAACATCACttgttttaaatgaaaaatcttcTCGGCGCAAGATTCAAGAAAGCATTGGCGGTAAACTTGCTCCTGCCATATTTCAGACTTTAATCGTTACATGGATTAAAGCTAatttaaatgttgttatttctaCACAATTATGGGATCAGTTCCTGGAAGTGTTGACATCTTTAACACAGTGGGAAGAGTTAATTCGAGAATGGGCG aaAACACTGGATACTTTAACAAGGGTGCTTGCCAGGCATGTGTATAATTTGGATTTAAATGATTTGCCATTAGATAGATTGAGTGAACAAAAAACTAAAAAGCGTCGTGGTGTTGGAAGCCGGGCTGCTTCAACCGGAAGTGTTCAACCACCACGCAAAGGAAGTGTCGATCAAGATAATAATACCGTATCTAAAGAAAATGTTTCAg ACCACCCGATGCGAGATTTAAGGAAGGTACGACCACTTCCTCGTAGTGCAAGCGATAACACGATATACAATGGAAAAGCACGTACAAAACTTCATAGAAATCGCACACATACTGTACACAGTGGTATACCTG TACTCCCCCTATCGATAGAGCAAGATATGGCACGACTACTGTCAAACGGTACTACTTCGTCGTCGACAACTGGTCGGAAAATGTTACCGAACAGGCGTGCTAAATCTTTGGATAGCATTGTAATAGTCGATAGCGAACCACCATCACCACGTTGTCCTTCTCCAACACCGAGCAGCGGAGTCGACAGTAACAAAGACAGTCCGATACAGATAGAAAACATTGACGGCAGTAGTATCG ATACGAATGATGCATCAGAAAGGAGATCTGTTATGGCAGGTGGTGGAGTTCGCGGATGGTTACCCGACGTTGCGGTCGTATTATGGCGTCGTATGTTATCAGCATTAGGGgatgtaaataatattcaagaCCCTACCCTTCATGGACAAGTTATGGATTACCTTGTTCAGCTTACACAAACACTTCTGAAA ATTCGCTTGAATCAAGGTGTGTCTGGTGACAACCAAGCGACTCCTCCAGCTCCAGAACTTATACCTCCACTTACAGTCATTGCTCCATGGTGTTTCAAG GCAATACAACTTCCTAGTCAATATGAAGTTGGCAAATTGGCAGCATACCGTTTGATCTGTCTTCTAACAGTTCAACCACAAGATATTAATTTGCCAAAACAGCATTTAACTCTTTTTTATCGTGCGGTTCATAGCGGTATCGTTAGTAATGATAACAAAGTGTTACATGTATTGGTCAAGTATACTGGTCCTAGGTTGTTCAGTTTGAATCTTCCTGGATCTAGTCTTTTAATCTTGGATTATATTCATGCTGCTAATGTAATATTGAGCAATCAGGATATTCAG gCACCAAGAACTGAGGCTGTTTCGATTATCGGATCGTTACTATCTTTACCAGCTACTACAGTTAAATTACCTGTATTGCAACCTACTGCGAACGATATCGTAACCATGACATGTCCAGATGCAAAG GAACATATAATTATGATACTTTTGAGAAGTTGTAGACGCGAACCAACCGGCATTGCAAGATGCGTAGCTGTTTCCAGTATTGCTATGTTTGTATACAGAGAATTGTGCTACAAAAATCAACATCCACGAATCCCAGAAGCTGTTACGGTTCTTCTTTTAGCACTTAAA GCCACTCATGCTACTGTTGCTCAAGTGGCATGCGATTCTCTTTTGTTGTTATGTGATAAAGCAGATATTCTGCTAGAGCTGTATCCAAATGTGCCATGTAAAATAATTCAA ATTTTATCGGAAACACTTGGATATATGAGCACTCGAGAAAGACGCGGTCCTTTGACAATATCAATGTTATTTTGTTTGGGCGAATGGGCTATGCACCTTGGTCCTTCCGTTCTATTACGCGTTTTTCAAGGAAAACCTTTGTTAATGACTTTATTTACG GTTTTGGATAACATAGTACAAGATACAATCGATAAAGATGTATCACAAACAAATAAAAGTCATGAGGATGAAGATGATGATTTTGATCCTGATATTACTTTAGATAACTTAGCTGACGATATTTGCGCAAAATCACCCCGTCGAGGCAATACTCAATCCGTTCAGTTAGCAGCAAAGATG GTAATGATgcatttaataaatcatttggGACATTTTCCAATGGGTATTGGAGCTGCACGTTTATCTTCGTTAGTTGTTGAATTAGATGATGTACCAGGAATCGATGGGGATGAGCTATCTTCTGCAATTTTTCATGCACCAAATATACAATTGTTGATGTTGTCAAATTCCGTAATAATGTCACTTGTTGAATTGGCAGCATTAGATGCACCCGGCGGAGGTGTTACAGCTGGATTAACAACAGCGCCATCATTAGTCAGGGTATTATTGCGAGATTTAGCAGGGAAAGCATCCTGGGATAGCTCTATTTTATACAGTCAACCGTTTGTTGAAGACGATGTGCCGATTGCATTTACAAAACatg TTGAATGGAAAGCAAAAGTACATGGAGACGATTTGAGCAGTGTTATAACATCTCAAACATGTACACCTCGACATACGATAAGACATCGTGAGCCACATATATTGCCTACATTTGCAAATGCCGCAAGTGATATGGACAATTTAGATGAT ctcTTACAATACATAGGACATACAAGTCCGGAAGTATTAACTAATCCAGAAATTGCACTTAATGCGCCTGCTAATCCACCACAAGGTCAATATCTTGAGAGTGAAACCATTGCCACAATTCTCAACCAGAGAAACGCTGAGCAAGAGCATATCAATAATTGGAGTCAGCACATTAG CATGTGTGCGTCAGCAATAAGCCCACCATCGTGTCGTCCACCTCCAGCACCGTTTCATCACTGCCGTCTTTTGTTTTCGCACTTGGGTTTATCCGGTTGGGAACAACGTAGAAAATTGCATTTATTATCCAAAAACGAAAAACTTTTACGCGAATTACGAAATCTCGATAGTCAACGATCTAGAGAAACGCATAAAATAGCCGTAATTTATGTCAGTCAGGGACAAGAAGACAAAAACTCCATATTAAGTAATGTCACTGCTAGCAAAGAATATGAAAGCTTTATTGCTAGATTGGCTTGGGAGGTCGAACTTGAATCACATACAGGCTTTCTTGGAGGTCTTGTACCTGGAAAAGCATCTGGTGTTACAGCACCTTATTTTGCAACATCTTTCACTGAAATCCTTTTTCATGTAGCAACAAGAATGCCTTCTGATAGTCCCGAAAGTTTGTTGCAAAAA aCACGGCATCTCGGTAACGATGAGATTCACATAGTTTGGTCAGAACATTGGAGAGATTATCGTCGGGATATTATACCAACTGAATTTTGTGATGTTTTAATAGTAATTTATCCgttacataataaattatatagaatcCAAATTTCTCGAAAACCAGAAATTCCGTTCTTTGGACCCTTGTTTGATGAGTGTATCGTTGAAGATAAAGTTTTACCTGGGTTAGTGAGGACAACAGCATTGGCAGCAAGTAGGGCAAAACGATCAACACTTACATTATATCAACATTA TTATGAAGAGAGAGCGAGGTCTATCGATACTGTTATGAGGAATCACAAGGAAGCTACTACATTTGAAGAATTTACAGCCAATGTATATTCACCAGTACAGCCGCCAAGTCCGTTTAGTGGGACTTCTTCAGTATCTG GATCTACAACAAGCGTGCAATCCACAGCATCGTCAAACCTCGCAGCAGCGCTTATAGATTCACATCAGGGCCGATCGGGACTGCGAAGTTCTTCGGCAGCGAGCAGTGATAACCGCGCGAATAGAG TCTTACACAATCTATTCAGAG tTTCTGATGGAAGCAGGGTATGGTTTAGTAATGATACTCCAGAAAGCACAGCACTTCATGGAATATCTCCCAGACCCGTAAAAAAGATGTCGTTCAAAACTGGACCGAAACAGAGAGCAAACACTCAACCCACGCCTCCAGATAGTCCAAGATATAAATAA
- the LOC100649088 gene encoding ral GTPase-activating protein subunit alpha-1 isoform X8, which translates to MFSKKLHVDVKKSTLKIQDVKKDSATRFKHLKIVLENVDTDEAKGFFEGNFSHVYFILYDCFVSAETNLRQRELSFHIVHKAHREELEQVLQLLEKVLTLLPELLNRRWQCHSLARILQKLLHPGNSWKLRREAIRYFILWYQALGENAPDHIHQMFASLIPGFPPQQPSPYKSERKIDGKKDKLVKVIGCDDKDKKEFYDTQLSQSTFHDNGSNQCPVTPVDSGPILPPQSGEKPLDNETVRFLEALLEFMVTQVVKIEWRDKSSRQHKTFQFLLERFKTTYLRHICPEFDENFSLYKPNLELPTMRKPTNQSQDNYVLCKVALIKWIASFTHIARKDARVAHLSHSTTPNEENTEPELRRVSVTQNSADSTLLSPESTVSQQENQNQEDSSVSAVTLVRDVLYGNRDNVNFVHELYRQAFLLDFNHAGAIRKAIAVYKDWIQMNELPPFMLEPLDSHKERDFEEYPKKDLNDIDKSPSESYRQTRLRNDSYLGAIHRENLFIRAGLQNVLQVFITQASNVFFLENSGPNASLSLLEEQTDSCKRVLNVYRYVVMNSRLEPGTWEQLLRVLLQITSLVLNEKSSRRKIQESIGGKLAPAIFQTLIVTWIKANLNVVISTQLWDQFLEVLTSLTQWEELIREWAKTLDTLTRVLARHVYNLDLNDLPLDRLSEQKTKKRRGVGSRAASTGSVQPPRKGSVDQDNNTVSKENVSDHPMRDLRKVRPLPRSASDNTIYNGKARTKLHRNRTHTVHSGIPVLPLSIEQDMARLLSNGTTSSSTTGRKMLPNRRAKSLDSIVIVDSEPPSPRCPSPTPSSGVDSNKDSPIQIENIDGSSIDTNDASERRSVMAGGGVRGWLPDVAVVLWRRMLSALGDVNNIQDPTLHGQVMDYLVQLTQTLLKIRLNQGVSGDNQATPPAPELIPPLTVIAPWCFKAIQLPSQYEVGKLAAYRLICLLTVQPQDINLPKQHLTLFYRAVHSGIVSNDNKVLHVLVKYTGPRLFSLNLPGSSLLILDYIHAANVILSNQDIQAPRTEAVSIIGSLLSLPATTVKLPVLQPTANDIVTMTCPDAKEHIIMILLRSCRREPTGIARCVAVSSIAMFVYRELCYKNQHPRIPEAVTVLLLALKATHATVAQVACDSLLLLCDKADILLELYPNVPCKIIQILSETLGYMSTRERRGPLTISMLFCLGEWAMHLGPSVLLRVFQGKPLLMTLFTVLDNIVQDTIDKDVSQTNKSHEDEDDDFDPDITLDNLADDICAKSPRRGNTQSVQLAAKMVMMHLINHLGHFPMGIGAARLSSLVVELDDVPGIDGDELSSAIFHAPNIQLLMLSNSVIMSLVELAALDAPGGGVTAGLTTAPSLVRVLLRDLAGKASWDSSILYSQPFVEDDVPIAFTKHVEWKAKVHGDDLSSVITSQTCTPRHTIRHREPHILPTFANAASDMDNLDDLLQYIGHTSPEVLTNPEIALNAPANPPQGQYLESETIATILNQRNAEQEHINNWSQHISMCASAISPPSCRPPPAPFHHCRLLFSHLGLSGWEQRRKLHLLSKNEKLLRELRNLDSQRSRETHKIAVIYVSQGQEDKNSILSNVTASKEYESFIARLAWEVELESHTGFLGGLVPGKASGVTAPYFATSFTEILFHVATRMPSDSPESLLQKTRHLGNDEIHIVWSEHWRDYRRDIIPTEFCDVLIVIYPLHNKLYRIQISRKPEIPFFGPLFDECIVEDKVLPGLVRTTALAASRAKRSTLTLYQHYYEERARSIDTVMRNHKEATTFEEFTANVYSPVQPPSPFSGTSSVSASSNLAAALIDSHQGRSGLRSSSAASSDNRANRGD; encoded by the exons ATGTTCAGCAAAAAACTTCACGTAGACGTCAAAAAGTCAACACTGAAGATTCAGGATGTTAAAAAGGATAGCGCGACTCGGTTCAAGCATCTTAAAATTGTACTAG aaaatgtgGATACTGATGAAGCAAAGGGGTTTTTTGAAGGCAACTTCAGTCATGTCTATTTTATTCTGTATGATTGTTTTGTATCAGCTGAAACAAATCTGCGACAACGAG AACTTTCCTTCCACATTG TGCATAAAGCACACAGAGAGGAATTGGAACAGGTGTTGCAACTCTTGGAAAAAGTCTTAACACTTCTCCCTGAGCTTCTTAATAGAAGATGGCAATGTCATAGTCTAGCAAGGATTTTACAAAAGCTTTTACATCCTGGTAATAGTTGGAAACTCAGAAGAGAAGCTATAAG ATACTTTATTTTGTGGTATCAAGCACTTGGTGAAAATGCTCCTGATCACATTCACCAAATGTTTGCAAGCTTGATACCAGGATTTCCACCGCAACAACCATCTCCTTATAAGTCTGAACGTAAGATAGATGGAAAGAAAGATAAACTTGTCAAAGTTATTGGTTGTGATGATAAAGATAAGAAGGAATTTTATGATACACAGTTGTCACAAAGTACTTTTCATGATAATGGTTCAAATCAGTGTCCTGTCACTCCAGTTGACAGTGGACCTATTTTACCCCCACAAAGTGGGGAAAAGCCTCTTGATAATGAGACTGTTCGATTTTTAGAAGCATTACTTGAATTTATGGTTACTCag GTTGTAAAGATAGAATGGAGAGATAAATCTTCAAGACAGCACAagacttttcaatttttattagaacgttTTAAAACTACGTATCTTCGTCATATTTGTCCTGAGTTTGATGAAAATTTTTCGTTGTACAAACCGAATTTGGAGTTGCCTACGATGCGAAAACCAACGAATCAGAGTCAGGataattatgtattatgtaAAGTTGCTTTGATTAAGTGGATCGCTAGTTTTACCCATATTGCTAGAAAAGATGCTCGTGTCGCACATCTTTCGCATAG cACAACTCCAAATGAAGAAAATACGGAACCAGAGCTTCGTCGAGTTTCCGTTACACAAAATAGTGCTGACTCAACTTTATTATCTCCCGAATCAACTGTGTCTCAACAAGAGAATCAAAATCAAGAAGATAGTAGTGTTTCAGCAGTTACTCTTGTTAGGGATGTTTTGTATGGAAACAGGGATAACGTAAATTTCGTACACGAGCTATACAGACAAGCATTTTTGTTAGACTTTAATCATGCTGGCGCTATAAGAAAAGCTATAGCTGTTTATAAAGATTGGATCCAAATGAAT GAATTACCACCATTCATGTTAGAACCATTGGATAGTCATAAGGAAAGGGATTTCGAAGAATATCCGAAAAAAGATCTAAATGATATCGATAAAAGTCCTTCGGAAAGTTATCGTCAAACAAGATTGAGAAATGATTCTTACCTCGGTGCTATACAcagagaaaatttatttataagagCAGGGCTACAAAATGTTTTGCAAGTGTTCATTACACAAGCTTCCAACGTCTTCTTCTTAGAGAATTCTGGACCGAATGCATCTTTATCATTACTGGAAGAACAGACCGATAGTTGCAAAAGAGTTTTgaatgtatatcgatatgttgTAATGAATTCTCGATTAGAACCCGGTACTTGGGAACAGTTGCTTAG AGTATTACTACAAATAACATCACttgttttaaatgaaaaatcttcTCGGCGCAAGATTCAAGAAAGCATTGGCGGTAAACTTGCTCCTGCCATATTTCAGACTTTAATCGTTACATGGATTAAAGCTAatttaaatgttgttatttctaCACAATTATGGGATCAGTTCCTGGAAGTGTTGACATCTTTAACACAGTGGGAAGAGTTAATTCGAGAATGGGCG aaAACACTGGATACTTTAACAAGGGTGCTTGCCAGGCATGTGTATAATTTGGATTTAAATGATTTGCCATTAGATAGATTGAGTGAACAAAAAACTAAAAAGCGTCGTGGTGTTGGAAGCCGGGCTGCTTCAACCGGAAGTGTTCAACCACCACGCAAAGGAAGTGTCGATCAAGATAATAATACCGTATCTAAAGAAAATGTTTCAg ACCACCCGATGCGAGATTTAAGGAAGGTACGACCACTTCCTCGTAGTGCAAGCGATAACACGATATACAATGGAAAAGCACGTACAAAACTTCATAGAAATCGCACACATACTGTACACAGTGGTATACCTG TACTCCCCCTATCGATAGAGCAAGATATGGCACGACTACTGTCAAACGGTACTACTTCGTCGTCGACAACTGGTCGGAAAATGTTACCGAACAGGCGTGCTAAATCTTTGGATAGCATTGTAATAGTCGATAGCGAACCACCATCACCACGTTGTCCTTCTCCAACACCGAGCAGCGGAGTCGACAGTAACAAAGACAGTCCGATACAGATAGAAAACATTGACGGCAGTAGTATCG ATACGAATGATGCATCAGAAAGGAGATCTGTTATGGCAGGTGGTGGAGTTCGCGGATGGTTACCCGACGTTGCGGTCGTATTATGGCGTCGTATGTTATCAGCATTAGGGgatgtaaataatattcaagaCCCTACCCTTCATGGACAAGTTATGGATTACCTTGTTCAGCTTACACAAACACTTCTGAAA ATTCGCTTGAATCAAGGTGTGTCTGGTGACAACCAAGCGACTCCTCCAGCTCCAGAACTTATACCTCCACTTACAGTCATTGCTCCATGGTGTTTCAAG GCAATACAACTTCCTAGTCAATATGAAGTTGGCAAATTGGCAGCATACCGTTTGATCTGTCTTCTAACAGTTCAACCACAAGATATTAATTTGCCAAAACAGCATTTAACTCTTTTTTATCGTGCGGTTCATAGCGGTATCGTTAGTAATGATAACAAAGTGTTACATGTATTGGTCAAGTATACTGGTCCTAGGTTGTTCAGTTTGAATCTTCCTGGATCTAGTCTTTTAATCTTGGATTATATTCATGCTGCTAATGTAATATTGAGCAATCAGGATATTCAG gCACCAAGAACTGAGGCTGTTTCGATTATCGGATCGTTACTATCTTTACCAGCTACTACAGTTAAATTACCTGTATTGCAACCTACTGCGAACGATATCGTAACCATGACATGTCCAGATGCAAAG GAACATATAATTATGATACTTTTGAGAAGTTGTAGACGCGAACCAACCGGCATTGCAAGATGCGTAGCTGTTTCCAGTATTGCTATGTTTGTATACAGAGAATTGTGCTACAAAAATCAACATCCACGAATCCCAGAAGCTGTTACGGTTCTTCTTTTAGCACTTAAA GCCACTCATGCTACTGTTGCTCAAGTGGCATGCGATTCTCTTTTGTTGTTATGTGATAAAGCAGATATTCTGCTAGAGCTGTATCCAAATGTGCCATGTAAAATAATTCAA ATTTTATCGGAAACACTTGGATATATGAGCACTCGAGAAAGACGCGGTCCTTTGACAATATCAATGTTATTTTGTTTGGGCGAATGGGCTATGCACCTTGGTCCTTCCGTTCTATTACGCGTTTTTCAAGGAAAACCTTTGTTAATGACTTTATTTACG GTTTTGGATAACATAGTACAAGATACAATCGATAAAGATGTATCACAAACAAATAAAAGTCATGAGGATGAAGATGATGATTTTGATCCTGATATTACTTTAGATAACTTAGCTGACGATATTTGCGCAAAATCACCCCGTCGAGGCAATACTCAATCCGTTCAGTTAGCAGCAAAGATG GTAATGATgcatttaataaatcatttggGACATTTTCCAATGGGTATTGGAGCTGCACGTTTATCTTCGTTAGTTGTTGAATTAGATGATGTACCAGGAATCGATGGGGATGAGCTATCTTCTGCAATTTTTCATGCACCAAATATACAATTGTTGATGTTGTCAAATTCCGTAATAATGTCACTTGTTGAATTGGCAGCATTAGATGCACCCGGCGGAGGTGTTACAGCTGGATTAACAACAGCGCCATCATTAGTCAGGGTATTATTGCGAGATTTAGCAGGGAAAGCATCCTGGGATAGCTCTATTTTATACAGTCAACCGTTTGTTGAAGACGATGTGCCGATTGCATTTACAAAACatg TTGAATGGAAAGCAAAAGTACATGGAGACGATTTGAGCAGTGTTATAACATCTCAAACATGTACACCTCGACATACGATAAGACATCGTGAGCCACATATATTGCCTACATTTGCAAATGCCGCAAGTGATATGGACAATTTAGATGAT ctcTTACAATACATAGGACATACAAGTCCGGAAGTATTAACTAATCCAGAAATTGCACTTAATGCGCCTGCTAATCCACCACAAGGTCAATATCTTGAGAGTGAAACCATTGCCACAATTCTCAACCAGAGAAACGCTGAGCAAGAGCATATCAATAATTGGAGTCAGCACATTAG CATGTGTGCGTCAGCAATAAGCCCACCATCGTGTCGTCCACCTCCAGCACCGTTTCATCACTGCCGTCTTTTGTTTTCGCACTTGGGTTTATCCGGTTGGGAACAACGTAGAAAATTGCATTTATTATCCAAAAACGAAAAACTTTTACGCGAATTACGAAATCTCGATAGTCAACGATCTAGAGAAACGCATAAAATAGCCGTAATTTATGTCAGTCAGGGACAAGAAGACAAAAACTCCATATTAAGTAATGTCACTGCTAGCAAAGAATATGAAAGCTTTATTGCTAGATTGGCTTGGGAGGTCGAACTTGAATCACATACAGGCTTTCTTGGAGGTCTTGTACCTGGAAAAGCATCTGGTGTTACAGCACCTTATTTTGCAACATCTTTCACTGAAATCCTTTTTCATGTAGCAACAAGAATGCCTTCTGATAGTCCCGAAAGTTTGTTGCAAAAA aCACGGCATCTCGGTAACGATGAGATTCACATAGTTTGGTCAGAACATTGGAGAGATTATCGTCGGGATATTATACCAACTGAATTTTGTGATGTTTTAATAGTAATTTATCCgttacataataaattatatagaatcCAAATTTCTCGAAAACCAGAAATTCCGTTCTTTGGACCCTTGTTTGATGAGTGTATCGTTGAAGATAAAGTTTTACCTGGGTTAGTGAGGACAACAGCATTGGCAGCAAGTAGGGCAAAACGATCAACACTTACATTATATCAACATTA TTATGAAGAGAGAGCGAGGTCTATCGATACTGTTATGAGGAATCACAAGGAAGCTACTACATTTGAAGAATTTACAGCCAATGTATATTCACCAGTACAGCCGCCAAGTCCGTTTAGTGGGACTTCTTCAGTATCTG CATCGTCAAACCTCGCAGCAGCGCTTATAGATTCACATCAGGGCCGATCGGGACTGCGAAGTTCTTCGGCAGCGAGCAGTGATAACCGCGCGAATAGAGGTGACTAA